A genomic window from Bacteroidota bacterium includes:
- a CDS encoding PD-(D/E)XK nuclease family protein, producing MLDALMQQLAALPVAEVDQLQILLPTRRAVLTLQRGLVQAGCSWLPGIDTLHGWLEGCVELPVADPLACQLLIWEAANRPVPFSLFRPEAALLQQLYEEVDGSLNEIAGVAELLPDAELAQDHAGPLKHFEQLHLDTLARTAHIYTRYKALLAQQQRLDKGQVLRQVAERPAHYLPTQPVWLVAPDRLGKAERNILMHLASRAQLRIFWELDAYYLQPTHHSAGHLYRSVQAMAPALAHSALPVGRRLAEAPYGVQQQACATDLGQVYALGAELHRRVQSLQQQQPTTWADTLSKWAVVLPDETLLPTLLEALPAVLPAVNVSMGYPARACSLHALLHSWQQLHQGRKPEGFYHSPLLQLLRHPLLQLLAGKESQSLVNNTQQYNRIYSWPRTQHPLLASLLRPIDTAADWLSHTPELLGLLNSLLPQSASYDHAYLAQAQLRAGQLKQLATGQPLDAKSLGDLFIHLLGQDRLAFAPTAGKGLQVIGLLETRAMDFEEVFMLSVQEGSLPPSPRPDNLLSPSVRTRLGMHTPEDLEGQYSYVFWRLLAQARRIHLFYTENEAEGITASRYLAQVRLEWRSQNPQVQLHSLRPHLGATGLQPQPIVLNPERSWRLARLTRSVANDEEALPTLSPTALNQYQACSLQFAFRYLYGLKPAEAVDEDPDQRVFGLVLHKALELLYAPWQGQYVTAEQLAAMAQEPTLDSALKQACLQVQPDAETAHGKLSLDIGIIRHLVRAVLQQDEQRAPFRLIDLEQSLNARIRLGEDATIRLYGTADRVEEQAGRVHILDYKTGKLDEKKAFVLKVAELEPGAALGKQALQGLVYAWLYASQHGGGQLPEVGFYKLKARLPEIQTLEMNELDHRLLNEYLARLLEKMLSEPYAQTPDKGTCTYCDYVGICQRDSVSS from the coding sequence ATGCTAGATGCCCTGATGCAACAGCTGGCCGCGCTACCCGTGGCCGAAGTAGACCAACTGCAGATCCTGCTGCCCACCCGGCGGGCCGTGCTTACGCTACAGCGCGGGCTAGTGCAGGCGGGCTGTAGCTGGCTGCCGGGCATAGATACCCTGCATGGCTGGCTAGAGGGCTGCGTGGAACTGCCGGTAGCAGATCCCCTAGCCTGCCAGCTGCTCATCTGGGAGGCTGCCAACCGGCCAGTGCCTTTTTCGCTATTCAGGCCAGAGGCCGCCCTGCTGCAGCAGCTGTACGAAGAGGTAGATGGCTCGCTAAACGAAATAGCAGGGGTGGCCGAGCTGCTACCCGATGCAGAACTTGCACAGGACCACGCTGGCCCACTAAAGCACTTTGAGCAACTGCACCTGGACACGCTGGCCCGGACAGCCCACATCTACACGCGCTACAAGGCCCTGCTGGCCCAGCAGCAGCGGCTGGACAAAGGCCAGGTGCTGCGCCAGGTGGCCGAGCGGCCTGCGCACTACCTGCCCACGCAGCCGGTGTGGCTGGTAGCCCCCGACCGCCTGGGCAAGGCCGAGCGGAACATTCTGATGCATCTGGCTAGCCGTGCACAGCTACGCATTTTTTGGGAGCTGGATGCCTACTACCTACAGCCTACCCACCACAGTGCCGGGCACCTGTACCGCAGCGTACAGGCAATGGCACCCGCCTTGGCCCACTCGGCCCTGCCCGTAGGCCGCAGGCTGGCAGAAGCCCCCTACGGGGTGCAGCAGCAGGCCTGCGCTACAGACCTGGGGCAGGTGTATGCCCTGGGGGCCGAGCTGCACCGGCGGGTGCAAAGCCTGCAGCAGCAGCAGCCCACCACCTGGGCCGATACGCTGAGCAAATGGGCGGTGGTGCTGCCAGACGAAACCCTACTACCCACCCTGCTGGAGGCCCTGCCGGCCGTGCTGCCCGCAGTAAACGTATCTATGGGCTACCCAGCCAGGGCCTGTAGCCTGCATGCCCTGCTGCACAGCTGGCAGCAGCTGCACCAGGGTAGGAAGCCGGAGGGCTTTTACCACAGCCCCCTGCTACAGCTGCTGCGGCACCCCCTGCTGCAGCTGCTGGCAGGCAAGGAGAGCCAGAGCCTGGTGAACAACACCCAGCAGTACAACCGCATCTACAGCTGGCCACGCACCCAGCACCCACTGCTCGCCAGCCTGCTACGGCCCATCGATACAGCAGCCGACTGGCTGAGCCACACCCCGGAACTACTGGGCCTGCTGAACAGCCTCTTGCCCCAATCTGCCAGCTACGACCACGCCTACCTGGCGCAGGCGCAGCTACGGGCCGGGCAGCTGAAACAGCTGGCCACAGGCCAACCCCTGGATGCCAAGAGCCTCGGAGACCTCTTTATCCACCTGCTGGGCCAGGATAGGCTGGCCTTTGCACCCACAGCGGGCAAGGGCCTGCAGGTAATTGGGCTACTGGAAACCAGAGCCATGGACTTTGAGGAGGTATTTATGCTATCCGTGCAGGAGGGTAGCCTACCCCCCAGCCCAAGGCCAGACAACCTGCTAAGCCCCAGCGTACGCACCCGGCTGGGGATGCACACACCCGAGGACCTGGAGGGGCAGTATAGCTATGTGTTCTGGCGACTACTGGCCCAGGCGCGGCGCATCCATCTGTTTTATACCGAAAATGAAGCCGAGGGCATAACTGCGAGTCGCTACCTGGCACAGGTGCGCCTGGAGTGGCGCAGCCAGAACCCCCAGGTGCAGCTACATAGCCTACGGCCCCACCTGGGTGCCACCGGACTGCAGCCGCAGCCCATCGTGCTGAACCCCGAACGCAGCTGGCGGCTGGCACGGCTTACGCGTAGCGTAGCAAATGACGAGGAAGCCCTGCCCACCCTATCGCCCACAGCCCTCAATCAGTACCAGGCCTGCTCGTTACAGTTTGCCTTCCGCTACCTGTATGGGCTGAAGCCAGCCGAAGCGGTGGACGAAGATCCGGACCAGCGCGTCTTTGGTCTGGTGCTGCACAAGGCGCTGGAGCTGCTGTACGCCCCCTGGCAGGGCCAGTATGTAACTGCGGAGCAACTGGCCGCTATGGCACAGGAGCCCACCCTGGATAGCGCCCTGAAACAGGCATGCCTGCAGGTGCAGCCCGATGCCGAAACCGCCCATGGCAAGCTGAGCCTGGATATTGGCATCATCCGGCACCTGGTGCGGGCCGTGCTGCAGCAGGATGAACAGCGGGCCCCTTTCCGGCTAATAGACCTGGAGCAGAGCCTGAACGCACGCATCCGCCTGGGCGAGGATGCCACGATACGCCTGTATGGCACAGCCGACCGCGTGGAAGAGCAAGCTGGACGCGTGCACATACTGGACTACAAAACCGGCAAGCTGGATGAAAAAAAGGCTTTCGTACTAAAGGTAGCCGAGCTGGAGCCAGGGGCCGCCCTGGGCAAACAGGCCCTGCAGGGGCTGGTATACGCCTGGCTGTATGCCAGCCAGCACGGAGGGGGCCAGCTGCCTGAAGTGGGCTTCTACAAGCTAAAGGCCCGCCTGCCCGAAATACAGACCCTGGAAATGAATGAGCTGGACCACAGGCTACTAAACGAATACCTGGCCCGGCTGCTGGAAAAGATGCTGAGCGAACCCTATGCGCAAACCCCGGATAAAGGCACCTGCACGTACTGCGACTATGTGGGGATCTGCCAGCGAGATTCTGTATCTTCGTAG
- a CDS encoding phosphoglycerate kinase: protein MKSIHQTSWQGKRALVRVDFNVPLNSQYEITDDKRIRASLPTLQHILQEGGSLVLMSHLGRPKNGPEEKYSLRHLLAHLGTLLWREILFAPNCIGPEAEAFSRSLQQGQVLLLENLRFHPEETKGDRNFAAQLARHGDVYVNDAFGTAHRAHASTAIVAEFFEEKYAGDLLASEVANAERVLNQVQHPYVAIMGGAKVSDKILVIDQLLERVDTLIIGGGMTYTFLKAQGKAIGSSLVEEDKLEVARQVLEKAKARGVKLLLPTDSVVADRFAAEANHRVVSNEAIPDGWMGLDIGPESIAAYRAAIEQARLVLWNGPMGVFELEPFAQGTLAVADALAVATQKGAYTIVGGGDSAAAIAQAGKEDAVSYVSTGGGALLEYLEGKILPGVAALNA from the coding sequence ATGAAATCGATCCACCAAACCAGCTGGCAAGGCAAACGGGCACTGGTACGCGTAGACTTCAATGTGCCCCTGAACAGCCAGTACGAAATAACCGATGACAAACGCATCCGCGCTAGCCTGCCCACCCTGCAGCACATCCTGCAGGAGGGGGGCAGCCTGGTGCTGATGAGCCACCTGGGCAGGCCCAAAAACGGACCGGAAGAAAAATACAGCCTCCGGCACCTGCTGGCCCACCTGGGCACCCTGCTGTGGCGCGAAATCCTGTTTGCCCCAAACTGCATAGGCCCCGAGGCCGAGGCCTTTAGCCGCAGCCTGCAGCAGGGCCAGGTGCTGCTGCTGGAAAACCTGCGCTTCCACCCCGAGGAGACCAAGGGCGACCGCAACTTTGCAGCCCAGCTGGCACGGCACGGAGACGTGTATGTAAACGATGCCTTTGGTACGGCCCACCGTGCACACGCCAGCACGGCCATTGTAGCCGAATTTTTTGAAGAAAAATACGCAGGCGACCTACTGGCTAGCGAAGTAGCCAATGCCGAGCGCGTACTGAACCAGGTGCAGCACCCCTACGTAGCCATCATGGGCGGAGCCAAGGTGAGCGACAAGATACTGGTGATAGACCAGCTGCTGGAGCGGGTAGATACCCTCATCATAGGCGGGGGGATGACCTATACCTTCCTGAAGGCACAGGGCAAAGCCATAGGCAGCAGCCTGGTAGAAGAAGATAAACTGGAGGTGGCACGGCAGGTACTGGAAAAAGCCAAGGCCAGGGGGGTAAAACTGCTGCTGCCTACGGATAGCGTGGTGGCAGACCGCTTTGCCGCAGAGGCAAATCACCGGGTGGTGAGCAACGAGGCCATACCCGACGGCTGGATGGGCCTGGATATCGGCCCGGAGAGCATAGCTGCCTATCGGGCAGCCATAGAGCAGGCCAGGCTGGTACTGTGGAATGGCCCCATGGGGGTATTTGAGCTGGAGCCCTTTGCCCAGGGCACCCTCGCAGTAGCCGATGCCCTGGCGGTAGCTACCCAAAAGGGCGCATACACTATTGTGGGCGGCGGAGACAGTGCGGCGGCCATTGCCCAGGCGGGCAAGGAGGATGCCGTAAGCTATGTGAGCACAGGCGGGGGGGCACTGCTGGAGTACCTGGAGGGAAAAATACTGCCCGGTGTAGCAGCCCTGAACGCCTGA
- a CDS encoding M23 family metallopeptidase translates to MGTWGILPGVLGWVLGCLVGATGILKAQYRWPIPDSPGITGTFGEMRWAHFHPGLDIGTYGKTGLDVVAAATGYISRIRASHTGYGRALFITHPNGQTTVYGHLQRFAPQLEAYLRTAQQRSRRFEQDLFPPKGELTVLAGEIIAQSGNTGDSGGPHLHFEVRDAEGHILNPLRYFRDSLADELPPTLHRLRWQCLGPHSRVNGQYGCLERTPLRSEQYYYHTDTLLLLGTVGLEYVAWDKLTGTANVNGHYQTQLYLDDSLVYAYRMDRMAFSDMLYVHRHCSFAEKMATGSWMQRAYRVAGNGAPIYTGLVNEGVLFRADTAVHRLRLLLTDYHGNAATYTQAVRWQAEAPRYVDAAHPHAGQPPQWQLAGSTLVLDGPLLPAGEGLALRYSDGQTSSLAPSYQHPGRAVWVLPLHGGRWPVQASHPAWPQALALPLVGYVDARRALSLDTLGYRLQIPAGAVAEPHYLTAELLPDSLGLGSAHAPLLQLGPPGTALFRQMSLQHASGPCLGERTSPTRADYLSAGRSASSLTLGTYCTLEADTLAPTLLADSQTDTLQAGQPLRYTLADADTGIDPARVRVELDGQWMPAEYYPYTKMLVCWLPAGLAAGPHQLRIRCQDRAGNAAEHSQNLHLEAP, encoded by the coding sequence ATGGGTACATGGGGTATACTGCCGGGTGTGCTAGGCTGGGTGCTAGGCTGCCTGGTGGGTGCCACCGGCATACTGAAGGCGCAATACCGCTGGCCGATACCGGATAGCCCGGGCATAACCGGCACCTTTGGCGAGATGCGCTGGGCACACTTCCACCCCGGGCTAGACATTGGCACCTATGGCAAAACTGGCCTGGATGTGGTGGCTGCCGCCACGGGCTACATCAGCCGCATACGCGCCAGCCACACCGGCTACGGGCGTGCCCTCTTCATAACCCACCCCAATGGGCAAACCACCGTGTATGGCCACCTGCAGCGCTTTGCCCCACAGCTGGAGGCATACCTGCGCACAGCCCAGCAGCGGTCTCGCCGCTTCGAGCAGGACCTGTTTCCCCCCAAAGGGGAACTGACCGTGCTGGCAGGAGAGATCATTGCCCAGAGCGGTAACACCGGCGACAGCGGAGGGCCACACCTACACTTTGAGGTGCGCGATGCCGAGGGGCACATCCTGAACCCCCTCCGATACTTTCGCGATAGCCTGGCCGACGAACTGCCGCCCACCCTGCACCGCCTGCGGTGGCAGTGCCTGGGCCCACACAGCCGGGTGAACGGCCAGTATGGCTGCCTGGAACGCACCCCCCTGCGGTCGGAACAGTACTACTACCACACAGACACCCTGCTGCTGCTGGGCACCGTGGGCCTGGAGTACGTGGCCTGGGACAAACTGACCGGCACGGCCAACGTGAACGGCCACTACCAAACGCAGCTGTACCTGGATGATAGCCTGGTATATGCCTACCGGATGGACCGCATGGCTTTTTCGGACATGCTGTATGTGCACCGGCACTGTAGTTTTGCCGAGAAAATGGCCACGGGCAGCTGGATGCAGCGGGCCTACCGGGTGGCGGGCAATGGCGCACCCATCTATACCGGCCTGGTAAACGAGGGGGTGCTATTCCGGGCCGATACGGCGGTGCACCGGCTGCGCCTGCTGCTCACTGACTACCACGGCAATGCGGCCACCTACACCCAGGCCGTGCGCTGGCAGGCCGAGGCACCCCGCTATGTGGATGCTGCGCACCCCCACGCGGGGCAGCCACCACAGTGGCAGCTGGCGGGCAGCACCCTAGTGCTGGATGGGCCGCTGCTGCCAGCGGGCGAGGGCCTGGCCCTCCGCTACTCCGATGGGCAAACCAGCAGCCTGGCACCCAGCTACCAGCATCCCGGCCGGGCCGTGTGGGTGCTGCCCCTGCACGGGGGCCGCTGGCCGGTGCAGGCCAGCCACCCTGCCTGGCCCCAGGCACTGGCCCTGCCCCTGGTGGGCTACGTGGATGCACGCAGGGCCCTGAGCCTGGACACCCTGGGCTACCGGCTGCAGATACCCGCCGGGGCGGTGGCCGAGCCACACTACCTGACTGCCGAGCTGCTGCCCGACAGCCTGGGCCTGGGCAGTGCCCATGCGCCCCTGCTGCAGCTGGGGCCGCCAGGCACCGCCCTCTTCCGGCAGATGAGCCTGCAGCACGCCAGTGGCCCCTGCCTGGGCGAGCGCACCAGCCCCACCCGGGCCGACTACCTGAGTGCGGGCCGCAGCGCCAGCAGCCTTACGCTGGGCACCTACTGCACCCTGGAAGCCGACACCCTGGCACCCACCCTACTGGCCGACAGCCAGACCGACACCCTGCAGGCCGGCCAGCCCCTGCGCTACACCCTGGCCGATGCCGACACTGGCATAGACCCCGCCCGTGTGCGGGTAGAGCTGGATGGCCAGTGGATGCCCGCCGAGTACTACCCCTACACCAAAATGCTGGTATGCTGGCTGCCGGCAGGCCTGGCAGCCGGCCCACACCAGCTACGCATCCGCTGCCAGGATAGAGCCGGAAATGCGGCCGAACACAGCCAGAACCTGCACCTGGAAGCGCCATAG
- a CDS encoding S9 family peptidase, with amino-acid sequence MLLPGILPAQSNRMQLPDIFNPQLYPRGLSQLGWRADTDAYSYQQGDSLLWYMATDKAVPGKPAGTLSLAQLNAARKGKAMPNLPVLSWLDAQRLQFSFQDTLWVYDLTTQALRFVNTVPAAEQPDLHPQTLAYAYVDGADLYIQEAGQARNLTQNQLEGVSYGRAAHRQEFGITKGTFWSPRGSLLAFYRMDERPVSDMPMIDITQTPALNKPFKYPMAGQATQLVTVGVYALKSGQTVYLQTPDPKDTYLTNISWDPEERYVYIAELNRDQNHLQLVQYDARSGQRLRVLLEERDAKYVEPEHGPIFFPNDPTRFLWFSERDGWQHLYLYTTEGKLLNQLTEGSYEVTEFLGFANGGETLVYTCTANRGMDRQLHYLPLKGRPQAESTNRQPQSITSKAGVHSGQLSPSGQFLLDTYSGPEMPLQQQLLSLQGRQLKSLKEAKNPLANFAPCEVSLLDVEAPDGTQLNAKILLPAGFDRNQRYPVLVYVYNGPHVQLVQNSWLAGFNYYLYFLAQQGYIVFTVDGRGSQYRGLNFEQATFRRLGQTEVDDQLAGVKFLKGLSYVDSSRIAVHGWSYGGYMTTRMLTRHPGVFACGIAGAPVIDWKYYEIMYTERYMDTPEANPKGYEAASNLVSATGLQDPLLLIHGTADDVVVWQHTLSFLQTCISAGATNVDYMVYPGHGHHVGGPDRRHLYQYMYRYLQQHCPANAR; translated from the coding sequence ATGCTCCTGCCCGGCATACTACCCGCCCAGTCCAACCGCATGCAGCTGCCGGACATATTCAACCCCCAGCTGTATCCCCGGGGCCTATCGCAGCTGGGCTGGCGGGCGGATACAGATGCCTATAGCTACCAGCAGGGAGACAGCCTGCTGTGGTATATGGCAACCGACAAGGCCGTGCCGGGCAAACCCGCTGGCACACTCAGCCTGGCCCAGCTAAACGCGGCCCGCAAGGGGAAGGCCATGCCAAACCTGCCTGTGCTGAGCTGGCTGGATGCCCAGCGGCTCCAGTTCAGCTTCCAGGACACACTATGGGTATACGACCTGACCACCCAGGCACTTCGTTTCGTAAATACCGTGCCGGCAGCTGAGCAGCCCGACCTGCACCCACAGACCCTGGCCTACGCCTATGTGGATGGGGCAGACCTGTACATACAGGAAGCCGGACAGGCACGAAACCTGACGCAAAACCAGCTGGAAGGGGTAAGCTACGGCAGGGCCGCGCACCGGCAGGAGTTTGGCATCACCAAGGGCACCTTCTGGAGCCCCAGGGGCAGCCTCCTGGCCTTCTACCGCATGGACGAGCGGCCCGTGAGCGACATGCCGATGATAGACATTACCCAAACACCGGCCTTAAACAAGCCATTCAAATACCCCATGGCCGGGCAGGCTACCCAGCTGGTGACTGTGGGCGTATATGCCCTAAAAAGTGGACAGACCGTGTATCTGCAAACACCCGACCCCAAAGACACCTACCTGACCAACATAAGCTGGGACCCGGAAGAACGCTATGTGTACATAGCCGAGCTGAACCGAGACCAAAACCACCTGCAGCTGGTGCAGTACGATGCCCGAAGCGGACAGCGGCTGCGGGTGCTGCTGGAGGAGCGCGATGCCAAATATGTGGAGCCCGAGCACGGGCCCATCTTCTTCCCCAATGATCCTACCCGCTTCCTCTGGTTTAGCGAGCGCGATGGCTGGCAGCACCTGTATCTATACACCACCGAGGGCAAGCTGCTGAACCAGCTGACGGAGGGTAGCTATGAAGTAACCGAATTCCTGGGCTTTGCCAACGGGGGCGAAACCCTGGTGTACACCTGCACCGCCAACCGGGGGATGGATAGGCAGCTACACTACCTGCCCCTGAAAGGACGGCCACAGGCAGAGAGTACAAACAGGCAGCCACAGTCTATAACAAGTAAAGCAGGTGTACACAGCGGACAGCTAAGCCCCAGCGGGCAGTTCCTGCTCGATACCTATTCCGGCCCGGAGATGCCCCTACAGCAGCAGCTACTAAGCCTGCAGGGTAGGCAGCTGAAAAGCCTGAAGGAGGCAAAGAACCCACTGGCCAACTTTGCACCCTGCGAGGTATCGCTGCTAGACGTGGAGGCCCCGGATGGCACCCAGCTAAATGCGAAGATCCTGCTACCCGCCGGCTTTGACCGAAACCAGCGCTACCCGGTGCTGGTGTATGTATACAACGGGCCGCATGTGCAGCTGGTGCAGAATAGCTGGCTCGCAGGTTTTAACTACTACCTCTATTTCCTGGCCCAGCAGGGGTACATAGTGTTTACGGTAGACGGCCGGGGCAGCCAGTACCGAGGGCTGAACTTTGAGCAGGCCACCTTCCGCCGGCTAGGCCAAACGGAGGTAGACGACCAGCTGGCCGGGGTGAAATTCCTGAAAGGGCTGAGCTATGTAGACAGCAGCCGGATAGCCGTGCATGGCTGGAGCTATGGGGGCTACATGACCACCCGCATGCTTACCCGGCACCCAGGGGTATTTGCCTGTGGCATAGCGGGCGCACCGGTTATAGACTGGAAGTACTACGAGATTATGTACACCGAGCGGTACATGGATACACCCGAAGCCAACCCCAAGGGCTACGAAGCCGCGAGCAACCTGGTATCGGCCACCGGGCTACAGGATCCGCTGCTGCTGATACACGGCACGGCAGACGATGTGGTGGTGTGGCAGCACACACTCAGCTTTCTGCAAACCTGTATTTCGGCCGGGGCTACGAATGTAGACTACATGGTATACCCCGGGCATGGCCACCATGTGGGGGGGCCAGACAGGCGGCACCTGTACCAGTATATGTATCGCTACCTGCAGCAGCACTGCCCCGCAAATGCCCGGTAA
- a CDS encoding RNA-directed DNA polymerase, protein MGKEKVLRKSILELTHDEARDFFLSGDAYFSEKLPPYFDFEGFISSIYEIIDKRKLKDLLLKKGILPSKFEKVNHVIYHNKDGKYAWRPLQLINPVLYILLVRIITEKDNWKLILKRFEDLKIDQIECTSMPVCPIKIDKKSETLKGASISEWVERNEQKSLSLALNYEYVLHTDIVDCYGSIYTHTIAWALHDKETAKENKNGTVKESLVGDEIDKTIQGMQHGQTNGIPQGSVLMDFIAEMVLAYADSLLEKELKKELSQGPVLNFRILRHRDDYRVFAQNSSDLEMIMRSLSKILMELGMKLNKEKTYISNNIISSSLKQDKKDWMVYEKESNTIFRKLISLHEFSLTHTNAGTIARVLSQVYKDIRRKRRLSLDAQINEIGEKKIRMRKVDIFKLSDMEKLCSILVSIMTRNSNIYSIGCAILSHLLEMERDEGKKEALKSKIIEKLRTIQNSGILELWLQRICLQNKDIIWSEMLTKKVNEDEIEIWNFDWVKEDISSNIKKNLSFIDQKKKNKLGKKVSSDEVEVFSQYN, encoded by the coding sequence ATGGGCAAAGAAAAAGTACTAAGGAAAAGCATACTGGAGCTAACGCATGATGAGGCGAGAGATTTTTTCCTCAGCGGGGATGCCTATTTTTCCGAGAAATTACCGCCCTATTTTGATTTCGAAGGGTTTATTTCTAGTATTTATGAAATTATAGACAAACGCAAATTGAAGGACTTATTATTGAAAAAAGGTATTTTGCCAAGTAAGTTTGAAAAAGTGAATCATGTTATATATCACAACAAAGACGGGAAATATGCCTGGAGACCTCTTCAATTAATAAATCCAGTATTGTATATATTACTGGTAAGAATAATAACAGAAAAAGATAACTGGAAATTGATTTTAAAAAGATTTGAAGATCTAAAAATAGATCAAATAGAATGTACCAGTATGCCTGTTTGTCCTATTAAGATCGATAAAAAAAGCGAAACATTAAAAGGAGCTAGTATATCAGAGTGGGTAGAAAGAAACGAGCAAAAATCTCTTAGCTTGGCTCTTAATTATGAATATGTACTACACACAGATATCGTCGATTGCTACGGTTCTATCTATACGCACACTATCGCCTGGGCACTACATGACAAGGAGACGGCAAAGGAGAATAAAAACGGAACAGTGAAAGAGTCTCTGGTCGGCGATGAGATAGATAAAACTATCCAAGGGATGCAGCACGGACAAACCAATGGTATCCCTCAGGGTAGCGTTCTTATGGATTTTATTGCCGAGATGGTACTGGCATATGCGGATAGTCTGCTAGAAAAGGAGCTGAAAAAGGAGCTGTCTCAGGGACCTGTGCTCAATTTCAGAATTCTTAGGCACCGGGATGATTACAGAGTTTTTGCCCAAAATTCTTCAGATCTTGAAATGATAATGAGGAGTCTTTCGAAAATTCTTATGGAACTTGGAATGAAGTTAAACAAAGAAAAAACCTATATTTCGAATAATATAATATCCAGTTCACTCAAACAGGATAAGAAGGACTGGATGGTATATGAAAAAGAAAGTAACACAATATTTCGAAAACTTATTTCCTTGCATGAGTTTAGCCTGACACATACAAATGCTGGAACAATAGCGAGAGTACTAAGCCAAGTATACAAAGATATCAGAAGAAAGCGACGATTAAGTTTGGATGCACAGATAAATGAAATAGGTGAGAAAAAAATTAGGATGCGAAAAGTCGATATATTTAAATTAAGCGATATGGAAAAACTTTGCTCAATTCTTGTTTCTATTATGACCAGAAACTCTAATATATATTCGATTGGCTGTGCTATATTGAGTCATCTATTAGAAATGGAGCGCGATGAAGGAAAAAAAGAAGCACTAAAGTCTAAGATAATTGAAAAATTGAGGACGATACAGAATTCAGGGATTCTTGAGCTTTGGCTGCAACGGATTTGCCTTCAGAATAAGGATATAATTTGGAGTGAAATGCTTACAAAAAAGGTGAATGAAGATGAAATTGAAATCTGGAATTTTGATTGGGTGAAGGAAGATATCTCAAGCAACATAAAAAAGAATCTATCTTTCATTGATCAAAAAAAGAAAAATAAATTAGGTAAAAAAGTATCGTCCGACGAAGTAGAAGTATTTTCACAGTACAACTAG
- the gap gene encoding type I glyceraldehyde-3-phosphate dehydrogenase, whose protein sequence is MMAIKVGINGFGRIGRLAARNLLRLEGVEIVKINDLTDNATLAHLFKYDSAHGPWPGTIGHDEAHLFIDGKKIIASAEKDPANLGWGALGVDVVIESTGRFVDQAGAGKHLQAGAKKVLISAPGKDVDYTVVLGVNDAGLTPDMKIVSNASCTTNCLAPMAKVLHELAGIRGGFMTTVHAYTADQNLQDAPHKDLRRARAAAHSIIPTSTGAAKAVGLVLPELNGKLDGFAARVPVITGSLTDLTVEVEREVSKEQINAAMKAAASGALKGILQYSEEPLVSADIVGNPYSCIFDAELTNVKGKQVKIVGWYDNEWGYASRVADLVQKLASLIGQPARV, encoded by the coding sequence ATCATGGCGATAAAAGTTGGCATCAATGGCTTTGGCCGCATAGGCCGCCTGGCAGCGCGAAATCTGCTGCGCCTGGAGGGCGTAGAGATCGTAAAGATCAATGACCTGACAGACAATGCCACCCTGGCACACCTGTTCAAGTACGACTCGGCCCACGGCCCCTGGCCCGGCACCATCGGCCACGACGAGGCACACCTGTTCATAGACGGCAAAAAGATCATCGCCAGTGCCGAAAAAGACCCCGCCAACCTGGGCTGGGGCGCACTGGGCGTAGACGTGGTGATAGAAAGCACGGGCCGCTTTGTAGACCAGGCCGGGGCCGGTAAGCACCTGCAGGCCGGGGCCAAGAAGGTACTGATAAGTGCACCCGGCAAAGACGTGGACTACACCGTGGTACTGGGCGTAAACGATGCGGGCCTGACCCCAGACATGAAGATAGTGAGCAATGCCAGCTGCACTACCAACTGCCTGGCACCCATGGCCAAGGTGCTGCACGAGCTGGCAGGCATCCGGGGCGGCTTTATGACCACCGTACACGCCTATACCGCCGACCAGAACCTGCAGGATGCCCCGCACAAAGACCTGCGCCGTGCGCGGGCTGCTGCCCACAGCATAATACCCACCAGCACGGGTGCTGCCAAGGCCGTGGGCCTGGTGCTGCCCGAGCTGAATGGCAAGCTGGACGGCTTTGCCGCACGCGTGCCCGTGATAACCGGTAGCCTGACCGACCTGACCGTGGAGGTGGAGCGCGAGGTAAGTAAGGAGCAGATAAATGCTGCCATGAAAGCCGCCGCCAGCGGTGCGCTGAAAGGCATCCTGCAGTACAGCGAAGAACCCCTGGTAAGCGCCGACATAGTGGGCAACCCCTACAGCTGCATATTTGACGCCGAGCTGACCAACGTAAAAGGCAAGCAGGTGAAAATAGTAGGCTGGTATGACAACGAATGGGGCTATGCCAGCCGGGTGGCCGACCTGGTGCAGAAGCTGGCCAGCCTGATAGGCCAGCCAGCGCGTGTATAA